In the genome of Candidatus Aminicenantes bacterium, the window CTTTTCTTCACCCAGGATCACCGCATTGCGTATCATATCTTTTGCCACCACGTAGAGCGGTTTCCCGGCTGCGTACCCCAAGCCCCGGCGTTGCCCGATAGTGACCGCGGCCACGCCCAGATGGGAAGCGATCTCTTCACCACGGGTGTCCTTGATGGGGCCGGGCTGAAATGCATCGGGAATCATTGCGCGCAGGTAGGTTTCCAGGGGTTGTTTGCCCAGGAAACAGACATCCTGGCTGGATTTTTCTCCCGCCAGGGGCAGGTACCGGGTCAGGCCATGCACCTGATCCAGGGTAGTGTCATGCAGGGGAAAGCAGACACGCTGCATGCGTTCCGGCTCCACCATGGCGAGAAAATAGATCTGGGATTTCTTTTTTTCCCGCGGCTCGGCAAGCAGAAGACGCGCCCCTTCCCGCTCCAGGCGGGCGTAATGGCCGGTGGCGAATATATCGGCTCCGTTCTCTAGGGCAGTGTCCATGAGCAATTCAAACTTGACGCGTGCATTGCATGCGACGCAGGGATTGGGGGTGATGCCCGCGGCATAGGCCTCCAGGAATGGGTTGATCACCCGGCGCGCGAATTCATCACGGGCATCCACCACCCGGTGCGAAACCCCGATCTTTTCAGCCAGTCGCGCCGACGCGGTCAGGCGCTCGTCTTCTCCGGGAGCGCCCAGGCGCAATGTGATTGTTTCCACGACATGACCCTGCTTTTTGAGCAGGATCGAGGCCGCGGTTGAATCCCGCCCGCCTGAGAATCCCACGGCCACGCGCATGGCTGTCACGCTTGCGCCGCGCCGTGACCG includes:
- the mnmA gene encoding tRNA 2-thiouridine(34) synthase MnmA; the protein is MTAMRVAVGFSGGRDSTAASILLKKQGHVVETITLRLGAPGEDERLTASARLAEKIGVSHRVVDARDEFARRVINPFLEAYAAGITPNPCVACNARVKFELLMDTALENGADIFATGHYARLEREGARLLLAEPREKKKSQIYFLAMVEPERMQRVCFPLHDTTLDQVHGLTRYLPLAGEKSSQDVCFLGKQPLETYLRAMIPDAFQPGPIKDTRGEEIASHLGVAAVTIGQRRGLGYAAGKPLYVVAKDMIRNAVILGEEKELEKEQILATTPNYWRKLEVGEKMSVRIRYASPPFRAVITRADAAAIEARFYAPVMALTPGQLAVFYQEKRVVAAGIISLR